One window of Hymenobacter sp. BRD128 genomic DNA carries:
- the thiC gene encoding phosphomethylpyrimidine synthase ThiC, with product MKKKDQAPQQTLVERQPLTGSRKIYVPGKLHPNIRVAMREIALADTERKFDFGFPSEQNPPVTVYDTSGPYTDPNVEIDLKKGLPRLRESWILERGDVEQLAGTTSDYGQQRAADASLDHLRFEHIAAPLRARAGANVSQMHYAKKGIITPEMEYIAIRENQRFDELPQDDPLRTQHRGHSFGANTPEDHITAEFVRQEVAAGRAVIPSNINHPESEPMIIGRNFLVKINTNIGNSAVTSSIEEEVDKAVWSCRWGGDTLMDLSTGKNIHETREWIIRNCPVPVGTVPIYQALEKVNGKAEDLTWELFRDTLIEQAEQGVDYFTIHAGVLLRYVPMTAKRVTGIVSRGGSIMAKWCLAHHKESFLYTHFEEICEIMKAYDVAFSLGDGLRPGSIADANDEAQFAELETLGELTKIAWKHDVQVMIEGPGHVPMHLIKENMDKQLKECHEAPFYTLGPLTTDIAPGYDHITSAIGAAMIGWFGTAMLCYVTPKEHLGLPNKQDVKDGVIAYKIAAHAADLAKGHPGAQYRDNALSKARFEFRWEDQFNLSLDPDTAREYHDETLPAEGAKVAHFCSMCGPHFCSMKITQEVRDYAATQEMTAAQVLAEGLREKSREFVQKGSEIYL from the coding sequence ATGAAAAAGAAAGACCAAGCCCCTCAGCAGACGCTGGTGGAGCGCCAGCCCCTCACCGGCTCGCGCAAGATTTACGTGCCGGGCAAGCTACACCCCAATATCCGGGTGGCGATGCGTGAAATTGCGCTGGCCGACACCGAGCGCAAGTTCGATTTCGGCTTTCCGTCGGAGCAGAACCCGCCCGTGACGGTGTACGACACCAGCGGCCCCTACACCGACCCGAATGTCGAAATTGACCTGAAAAAAGGCCTGCCGCGCCTGCGCGAAAGCTGGATTCTGGAGCGCGGCGACGTGGAGCAGTTAGCCGGCACCACCTCCGACTACGGCCAGCAGCGCGCCGCCGACGCCAGTCTCGACCACCTGCGCTTCGAGCACATTGCGGCCCCGCTGCGCGCCAGGGCCGGCGCCAACGTGAGCCAGATGCACTACGCCAAAAAGGGCATCATCACGCCCGAGATGGAGTACATCGCCATCCGCGAAAACCAGCGCTTCGACGAGCTGCCCCAGGACGACCCGCTACGCACCCAGCACCGCGGCCACAGCTTCGGGGCCAACACGCCGGAGGACCATATCACGGCCGAGTTTGTGCGCCAGGAAGTGGCCGCCGGCCGGGCTGTTATTCCGTCGAACATCAATCACCCGGAGAGCGAGCCCATGATTATCGGGCGCAATTTCCTGGTGAAAATCAATACTAACATCGGTAACTCGGCCGTGACCTCAAGTATTGAGGAGGAGGTAGATAAGGCCGTGTGGAGCTGCCGCTGGGGCGGCGACACGCTCATGGACCTCAGCACCGGTAAGAACATCCACGAAACCCGCGAGTGGATTATCCGCAACTGCCCGGTGCCGGTGGGTACGGTGCCCATCTACCAGGCGCTGGAAAAGGTAAACGGCAAAGCCGAGGACCTCACCTGGGAGCTGTTTCGCGATACGCTCATCGAGCAGGCCGAGCAGGGCGTGGATTACTTCACCATCCACGCGGGCGTGCTGCTGCGCTACGTGCCGATGACCGCCAAGCGGGTGACGGGCATCGTGTCGCGCGGCGGCTCCATTATGGCCAAGTGGTGCCTAGCGCACCATAAGGAGAGCTTCCTCTATACCCACTTCGAGGAGATTTGCGAGATTATGAAGGCCTACGACGTGGCCTTCTCGCTGGGCGACGGCCTGCGCCCTGGCTCCATCGCCGATGCCAACGACGAGGCCCAGTTTGCCGAGCTGGAAACGTTGGGCGAGCTGACCAAAATTGCCTGGAAGCACGACGTGCAGGTGATGATAGAAGGCCCCGGCCATGTGCCCATGCACCTCATCAAGGAGAACATGGACAAGCAACTGAAGGAGTGCCACGAGGCGCCGTTCTACACGCTGGGGCCGCTCACGACGGACATTGCGCCCGGCTACGACCACATTACGTCGGCCATCGGGGCGGCCATGATAGGCTGGTTTGGCACCGCCATGCTCTGCTACGTGACGCCCAAGGAGCACCTGGGCCTGCCCAACAAGCAGGATGTGAAGGACGGCGTAATCGCCTACAAAATCGCGGCCCACGCCGCCGACCTTGCCAAGGGCCACCCCGGCGCGCAGTACCGCGACAACGCCCTGAGTAAGGCCCGCTTCGAGTTCCGGTGGGAAGACCAATTCAACCTCAGCCTCGACCCCGACACCGCCCGCGAGTATCACGACGAAACCCTACCCGCCGAAGGCGCCAAGGTGGCGCACTTCTGCTCAATGTGCGGCCCGCACTTCTGCTCCATGAAAATCACGCAGGAAGTGCGCGACTACGCGGCTACGCAGGAAATGACGGCGGCCCAAGTGCTAGCGGAGGGGTTGCGCGAGAAGTCGCGCGAGTTCGTGCAGAAGGGCAGCGAGATTTATCTGTAG
- the thiS gene encoding sulfur carrier protein ThiS produces the protein MVCYVNNSAHEATENQPLADLLAALDQVQTRGLAVAVNDQVVPRTEWASHAVQPHDRILLIRATQGG, from the coding sequence ATGGTTTGCTACGTAAACAATTCGGCCCACGAAGCCACTGAAAACCAGCCGCTCGCTGACCTCTTGGCCGCGCTGGACCAGGTCCAGACGCGCGGCCTCGCCGTGGCTGTGAACGACCAGGTGGTGCCCCGCACCGAGTGGGCCAGCCACGCCGTGCAGCCCCACGACCGCATTCTGCTTATTCGCGCCACTCAGGGGGGGTAG
- a CDS encoding energy transducer TonB codes for MAGIVKAIQQHVVYPPDALREQVQGRIFVTFVVAADGQEQHVAIVKGLRPDCDSAVVWAVRQLPRFEPGINKGEPVAVSFTAPVNFAITAPSPRKPGLTPR; via the coding sequence ATGGCAGGGATAGTGAAAGCTATTCAGCAACACGTCGTTTATCCGCCCGATGCATTGCGCGAGCAGGTACAAGGCCGCATATTCGTCACATTTGTGGTAGCTGCTGACGGTCAGGAGCAACACGTGGCAATTGTTAAAGGTCTCCGGCCCGACTGCGATTCGGCAGTGGTGTGGGCGGTTCGCCAGCTACCACGGTTTGAGCCTGGTATCAACAAAGGGGAACCAGTGGCCGTGAGCTTCACCGCACCGGTTAACTTCGCCATCACGGCTCCTAGTCCACGTAAGCCTGGGTTGACACCTCGCTAG
- the rlmN gene encoding 23S rRNA (adenine(2503)-C(2))-methyltransferase RlmN, with product MLLELELAPAKRDIRKTSPDDLKAFMVEHGEKPFRAKQVTEWLWKNTAGSFEEMNNISLSTRELLARHFVINGVAVQNQQLSNDGTIKSAFRLHDGNIVEGVLIPHDTRMTACISSQVGCSLTCKFCATGYMDRKRNLDAAEIYDQVVRIREQCEAQYGTPLTNIVYMGMGEPLLNYANVVESVRRITAPDGLNMAPRRITISTAGIAKMIKKLADDDVKANLALSLHAPNDTKRNEIMPINEANSLAALKDALQYYHQKTGRKVTYEYIVFENFNDGLEDAAELYTISKWLPCKINLIEYNPIENAAYQNAEADKITAFHKYLADRGVQTNIRRSRGKDIDAACGQLANKEKAEAA from the coding sequence ATGTTACTGGAACTCGAACTCGCCCCCGCTAAACGCGACATCCGCAAAACCTCGCCCGACGACCTCAAGGCGTTTATGGTGGAGCATGGTGAAAAGCCGTTCCGCGCCAAGCAGGTGACGGAGTGGCTGTGGAAGAACACGGCCGGCTCGTTTGAGGAAATGAACAACATCTCGCTGAGCACCCGCGAGTTGCTAGCCCGCCACTTCGTGATAAACGGCGTGGCCGTGCAAAACCAGCAGCTCAGCAATGACGGCACTATTAAGTCGGCTTTCCGGCTGCACGATGGCAACATTGTGGAGGGCGTGCTCATTCCGCACGACACGCGCATGACGGCCTGCATCAGCAGCCAGGTGGGCTGCTCGCTCACGTGTAAGTTTTGCGCCACCGGCTACATGGACCGCAAGCGCAACCTCGACGCGGCCGAGATTTACGACCAAGTGGTGCGCATTCGGGAGCAGTGCGAGGCCCAGTACGGCACGCCGCTCACCAACATCGTGTACATGGGCATGGGCGAGCCGCTACTCAACTACGCCAACGTGGTAGAAAGCGTGCGCCGCATCACCGCCCCCGACGGCCTGAACATGGCCCCGCGCCGCATCACCATCAGCACGGCCGGCATCGCCAAGATGATAAAGAAGCTGGCTGATGATGACGTGAAGGCCAACCTCGCCCTGAGCCTGCACGCGCCCAACGACACGAAGCGCAACGAGATTATGCCCATCAACGAGGCCAACTCGCTGGCGGCCCTCAAGGACGCGCTGCAATACTACCACCAGAAAACCGGCCGCAAAGTCACCTACGAATACATTGTGTTCGAGAACTTTAACGATGGCCTGGAGGATGCCGCCGAGCTCTACACCATCTCGAAGTGGCTGCCCTGCAAGATTAACCTCATCGAGTATAACCCCATCGAAAACGCGGCTTACCAGAACGCGGAGGCCGATAAAATCACGGCCTTTCACAAGTATCTGGCCGACCGCGGCGTGCAAACCAACATCCGCCGCAGCCGGGGCAAGGACATTGATGCCGCCTGCGGGCAGCTCGCCAACAAGGAGAAGGCAGAAGCAGCGTAG